A part of Aspergillus flavus chromosome 5, complete sequence genomic DNA contains:
- a CDS encoding putative endoplasmic reticulum mannosyl-oligosaccharide 1,2-alpha-mannosidase, with amino-acid sequence MYFMTNDPVYRKWGWEIFEAFKKHTVVKDAKGYTSLHDVTKLPTPQCDNMESLWLAETLKYLYFLFSPREFLPLTQVVFNTEAHVLPRFNQTKFQTGWNRREL; translated from the exons atgtATTTTATGACTAACGATCCCGTTTACCGAAAATGGGGATGGGAGATCTTCGAGGCGTTCAAGAAACACACGGTAGTAAAAGACGCAAAAGGGTACACATCTTTGCATGATGTCACCAAGCTTCCCACACCACAATGCGATAATATGGAAAGCCTTTGGCTA GCCGAGACCTTGAAGTATctatactttcttttctctccaagAGAATTCCTCCCGCTCACCCAAGTGGTTTTCAACACGGAGGCCCATGTTCTACCACGGTTTAATCAGACTAAATTCCAGACGGGCTGGAACCGTAGAGAACTTTGA